One window of the Allorhizobium ampelinum S4 genome contains the following:
- a CDS encoding Maf-like protein translates to MAGKRKLILASGSPRRVELLRQVGLEADRLMPMDLDESPLKNEQPRSLARRLATDKAKAALEASADEADWKGAFILAADTVVAVGRRVLPKTEYSDEAIAALNLVSGRNHWVFTGVCLITPDRKIRQKVVESKVRFKRLSEADINAYILSGEWRGKAGAYAIQGIAGSFVQKLVGSYSNVVGLPLYETVQLLAGEGMDVQARWSEG, encoded by the coding sequence ATGGCCGGCAAACGCAAGCTGATCCTGGCCTCAGGCTCCCCCCGCCGCGTCGAACTGCTGCGGCAGGTGGGCCTGGAAGCTGATCGGCTGATGCCGATGGATCTCGACGAAAGCCCCTTGAAAAACGAGCAGCCACGCTCGCTGGCGCGCCGCTTGGCAACCGACAAGGCCAAAGCCGCCCTGGAGGCGAGTGCTGACGAGGCGGATTGGAAGGGCGCGTTCATCCTGGCGGCCGATACGGTGGTTGCCGTTGGCCGTCGGGTGCTGCCGAAAACCGAATATAGCGATGAAGCCATCGCCGCGCTCAATCTCGTTTCCGGCCGCAATCATTGGGTTTTTACCGGTGTCTGCCTGATTACCCCGGATCGCAAGATCCGCCAGAAGGTGGTGGAAAGCAAGGTGCGTTTCAAGCGTTTGTCGGAAGCGGACATCAATGCCTATATCCTGTCCGGTGAATGGCGCGGTAAGGCTGGTGCCTATGCCATCCAGGGCATTGCCGGCAGCTTTGTGCAAAAACTGGTCGGCTCTTATTCCAACGTCGTCGGCCTGCCCTTGTATGAAACCGTGCAATTGCTGGCAGGCGAAGGCATGGATGTGCAGGCCCGCTGGTCGGAAGGGTAG
- the yacG gene encoding DNA gyrase inhibitor YacG encodes MSDEPEHTAKVEPLRKPLPCPECGHPSHREHYPFCSDRCRTQDLSRWLKGSYAIPVAEDESNPDDDGRF; translated from the coding sequence ATGAGTGACGAGCCAGAACATACTGCCAAGGTAGAACCCTTGCGCAAACCCCTGCCCTGCCCGGAATGCGGCCATCCATCTCACCGCGAACACTATCCCTTCTGCTCCGACCGCTGCCGCACCCAGGATCTGTCGCGCTGGCTGAAAGGCTCCTATGCCATTCCCGTGGCCGAAGACGAATCCAACCCGGATGACGACGGTCGATTCTGA